A segment of the Bacteroidales bacterium genome:
AGCATGGAGTTAGAACAAAAGTATTAAAAAACATCACTTTAACAGAACCTTGTTTTCAAGGCCATTTCCCTGAAGATCCAATCTTTCCAGGCGTATTAATAATTGAAGCAATGGCTCAAGCTGGAGGGTTCATCTTTGCAAAAGAAGGTATTAAGCAAAAGGGCTTTATTGCAGCTGTAGATAAAGTTAAATTTTTAAAAACTGTTATACCGGGCGATTCTTTGATAATTGATTGCAAATTTTTAGTTGCAATACAAGATATATCTAGAGTTTCCTGCGAAGTTTTTGTAGAAAACGAAATGGTTGCAAAGGGTGAAATTACTTATA
Coding sequences within it:
- the fabZ gene encoding 3-hydroxyacyl-ACP dehydratase FabZ; translated protein: MSTNTENSKVINAKEINQILRQKFPFIQIDRVLEIEHGVRTKVLKNITLTEPCFQGHFPEDPIFPGVLIIEAMAQAGGFIFAKEGIKQKGFIAAVDKVKFLKTVIPGDSLIIDCKFLVAIQDISRVSCEVFVENEMVAKGEITYKFETA